The segment ATTAACCCGAACTGGCCAAACACCCAAGCCGATTATCCGCGCTGGAAGGTCGCGCAAAATCGGCAAACGCAGGAAAGCAGGTGGCTTAAACGGCTGACTGGAGTTGAGAACGCGAGCCAATACCTGCTTCTGAATTAACGACTGGAATTGTTGGATAATACGTGTCGGCCACTCGCGCTGGCGCTGCACTTCCGCCAGATCCCACAAATGCAGAGAATTACTCTTAAGCGGTTCAGCTAGAACGTTCGCTGCAACAACTGCATCTTGAATTGCGTAGTTAATGCCAACTCCCCCAACTGGAGACATTACGTGAGCAGCATCGCCAATTAGCAACAGTCCCGGACTATACCAACGAGGGAGACGGCTGGACTCGACTGAGAGAAAGGCAACTTGACTCCAATCGTGCAAGTGTTGGACGCGATCGCTCATCTCTGGAACAATCTCTACAATTGACTTTCGCAGCGCTTCTAATCCAGCAGCGCGAATCTGCTGATAGCCACCTTTGGGGATAACATAAGCCATCTGCCACTCGTCAGTACGATCTAGCATTGCTATGATGTGGCCTATCCCGATACGTCCCAACCCACCGGAGGGATCTTGTGGCGTGCGAGGTAGGCGGAACCACAAAACATCCATTGGCGGCGAGGTTTCGATGGGTTGAAAGCCAGCCATTTGCCGAATGTGCGAGTGGCGACCGTCGGCGCCTACTGTAAGACGCGCCCTTATTTCATGCACTCCCCCGTGTCCCCTGTAGCGCACCCCTTGGACAACTCCATTTTCCTCAATCAAATCTTGTACGT is part of the Microcoleus sp. FACHB-831 genome and harbors:
- a CDS encoding FAD-dependent oxidoreductase, whose protein sequence is MAIDTTSVQDKESKVLDVQQTTCCIVGGGPAGAVLALLLARQGISVSLLEAHKDFDRDFRGDTIHPSVMQIMEELGLADRLLELPHSKIRNISVVTPKGSVRLADFSHLKTRYPYITMMPQARFLEFITQEAKNYPNFQLIMGANVQDLIEENGVVQGVRYRGHGGVHEIRARLTVGADGRHSHIRQMAGFQPIETSPPMDVLWFRLPRTPQDPSGGLGRIGIGHIIAMLDRTDEWQMAYVIPKGGYQQIRAAGLEALRKSIVEIVPEMSDRVQHLHDWSQVAFLSVESSRLPRWYSPGLLLIGDAAHVMSPVGGVGINYAIQDAVVAANVLAEPLKSNSLHLWDLAEVQRQREWPTRIIQQFQSLIQKQVLARVLNSSQPFKPPAFLRLPILRDLPARIIGLGVWPVRVNG